The Nitrospira sp. genome window below encodes:
- a CDS encoding DUF1844 domain-containing protein produces the protein MADEEQGFVIRDKRGGAGGESPPRTTATTKESPASTATSTDEPSRVAPAPPVTFSSFVISLGSSSLMLMGEQLDPQQAPMPVNLPQAKEIIDLLSVLEDKTKGNLTSDEQTVLRDMLYALRMKYVTLASPK, from the coding sequence ATGGCTGACGAGGAGCAGGGGTTCGTCATTCGTGACAAACGAGGAGGCGCAGGAGGCGAGAGCCCTCCACGTACCACTGCAACCACAAAAGAATCACCAGCCTCTACCGCCACCTCTACTGATGAGCCGAGTCGCGTGGCTCCGGCACCCCCGGTGACGTTCTCTTCTTTTGTGATTTCATTGGGTTCGTCTTCGCTCATGCTGATGGGCGAGCAACTGGATCCCCAACAAGCCCCCATGCCTGTGAACCTTCCACAAGCGAAAGAGATTATCGATCTGTTGTCTGTCCTGGAAGACAAGACGAAGGGTAATCTGACCTCTGACGAGCAGACAGTTCTCCGTGACATGCTGTACGCACTTCGTATGAAGTATGTCACCTTGGCCTCGCCGAAATAA
- a CDS encoding IPT/TIG domain-containing protein yields the protein MTPRLLLPLAVLSFLAMLPFPHHSLAEEGVIVDGAGYTLHDTQSIKGHDERTVEKDPVCDSSKKPKIITVEPDEAKPGQTITIRGEQFGTKDCFRGVAFSAAGPTAIDYTYINDTTIQATVPEVRPGMSFIDVIASGGNARSKAFLIQGK from the coding sequence ATGACTCCCCGATTGCTATTGCCACTCGCCGTACTGTCGTTCTTGGCGATGCTCCCATTCCCTCACCATTCGCTTGCAGAAGAAGGCGTGATCGTCGACGGCGCCGGCTATACGTTACACGACACGCAATCGATCAAAGGACATGACGAGCGAACCGTCGAAAAAGACCCGGTCTGCGACAGCAGCAAGAAGCCAAAAATCATCACCGTGGAACCGGACGAAGCCAAACCAGGTCAGACCATCACGATTCGAGGAGAGCAGTTTGGAACTAAAGACTGTTTCCGAGGTGTGGCGTTCAGTGCGGCAGGCCCGACCGCAATCGACTATACGTATATAAACGACACGACCATTCAGGCAACGGTTCCCGAGGTTCGGCCAGGCATGTCGTTTATCGATGTCATTGCCAGCGGCGGCAATGCCCGCTCAAAAGCTTTTCTCATCCAGGGCAAGTAA
- a CDS encoding zinc ribbon domain-containing protein, translating to MPLYEYRCGQCNRQFEAAQSVYARVEDTECPHCHARQATRLMSSFSSSVSGDRKPGFTEIKAQAMGQERMERFAKLPPLNAKRNMPHPNMSSDSDSPSQGESSSGS from the coding sequence GTGCCACTATATGAATACCGTTGCGGGCAGTGTAATCGGCAATTCGAGGCCGCTCAGTCAGTCTATGCGAGGGTTGAGGACACAGAATGCCCCCATTGTCATGCCAGACAGGCAACACGCCTCATGTCTTCATTTTCATCTTCTGTGAGCGGTGACCGTAAACCAGGATTCACCGAGATCAAAGCCCAAGCGATGGGACAGGAACGGATGGAGCGCTTCGCCAAGCTCCCGCCGTTGAATGCAAAACGTAACATGCCCCATCCGAACATGTCATCCGATTCTGACTCACCATCGCAAGGAGAATCGAGTTCTGGATCATAA
- the hemG gene encoding protoporphyrinogen oxidase, which yields MTRPRTVVIVGGGISGLATAHALLERASTAGLSLRCTILDAGSSWGGKIVTHRVGEIVTEAGPDSFLSQKQAGLGLCTKLGLTDQLINTNETGKKACVLHKGRLHDLPEGLLSFVPRQLKPFLSSGLLTWTGLIRMGLEIAVPPGPSTGDESLAGFLRRRFGAQAYERVLEPLMAGIYAGDAEQMSLRATFPRFLDLEQQHGSVVRGMLEAKKATSVVSAGQPRRTMFVSLKNGLGDLVTALTHRLTEQGVELRLGTRVEALRVRSHELGRWMYDLILHEGSALSAESVVLATPAYVSADLLRPLTPIAGGVLDLIPYASTATIAMAFPRAMVSGIEGFGFIVPRAEQRDLIAATWTSLKWPHRAPADQLLVRGYVGGVGREEILQLDDAALTTKVRAELAALCGIGAEPSYTEVNRWWKAMPQYTLGHLDRLAQLDAAVSRYPGLILTGAGYRGVGIPDCIRDGAAAADRVIQDLLGQTSHGLRPTVSADSV from the coding sequence GTGACTCGACCACGTACAGTTGTCATCGTGGGCGGTGGCATTTCAGGGCTGGCCACAGCCCATGCGCTACTAGAACGTGCGTCAACGGCCGGTCTGTCCCTTCGCTGTACCATTCTCGACGCCGGATCATCGTGGGGCGGGAAGATCGTCACGCATCGAGTTGGCGAAATAGTCACGGAGGCAGGACCGGACTCATTCCTGTCGCAAAAACAGGCTGGCCTTGGGCTTTGTACGAAGCTGGGTCTTACCGATCAACTGATCAACACCAACGAGACAGGCAAGAAGGCATGTGTCCTCCACAAAGGACGGCTCCATGATTTGCCGGAAGGGCTGTTGTCCTTTGTTCCAAGGCAGCTGAAGCCGTTTCTTTCGAGCGGACTTCTCACGTGGACAGGCCTCATCCGTATGGGATTGGAAATTGCGGTTCCCCCTGGTCCCTCGACCGGCGATGAGTCACTCGCCGGCTTCCTTCGGCGACGGTTCGGCGCACAGGCGTACGAGCGGGTCTTAGAGCCGCTCATGGCTGGAATTTACGCGGGAGATGCCGAGCAGATGAGCCTGCGGGCCACGTTCCCTCGTTTTCTTGACCTGGAACAACAGCATGGCAGCGTAGTACGCGGCATGCTCGAGGCCAAGAAGGCAACTTCAGTGGTATCAGCGGGACAGCCGCGGCGGACGATGTTTGTGAGTTTGAAGAATGGACTCGGTGATCTGGTGACCGCATTGACACACCGGTTGACGGAGCAGGGCGTGGAGCTCCGGCTTGGGACACGAGTCGAAGCGCTCCGCGTGAGATCACACGAATTAGGTCGGTGGATGTACGATCTAATCCTTCATGAGGGATCGGCGCTGTCGGCGGAAAGTGTCGTGCTGGCCACCCCGGCCTATGTGTCTGCCGATCTGTTACGTCCGTTGACACCGATTGCCGGGGGAGTGCTGGATCTGATTCCGTATGCGTCGACCGCGACGATTGCGATGGCATTTCCTCGGGCGATGGTGAGTGGGATCGAAGGCTTTGGATTTATCGTCCCTCGGGCAGAGCAACGTGATCTCATCGCGGCCACCTGGACCTCCCTCAAATGGCCTCATCGTGCTCCAGCGGATCAGCTGCTGGTGCGCGGCTATGTCGGCGGAGTGGGGCGTGAAGAGATCTTACAACTGGACGATGCTGCCTTGACGACAAAAGTCCGAGCCGAACTCGCGGCGTTGTGCGGAATTGGGGCGGAACCAAGTTACACGGAAGTGAATAGATGGTGGAAAGCGATGCCGCAGTACACCCTCGGCCACCTGGACCGATTGGCACAGTTGGATGCGGCCGTGAGCCGCTATCCTGGACTCATTCTCACCGGGGCGGGCTATCGAGGAGTCGGCATTCCTGACTGTATCCGTGATGGGGCAGCAGCAGCTGATCGTGTCATTCAAGATCTTCTTGGGCAAACCAGCCATGGACTGCGCCCCACCGTGAGTGCGGACTCAGTCTAG
- a CDS encoding dTDP-glucose pyrophosphorylase, which translates to MKDNSHRAWPEVVGLIPAAGRAKRLQPFPCSKELFPVGFMNDPKTGMPRPKVAAHFLLEKFKAAGISKTFIVIREGKWDIPNYFQEGQGIGLSLAYLVIPGSAGPPDTLDRAYPFITQNRIAFGFPDILFGPSDAYGRLIEQQERTEADVVLGLHRIEDTRIWDMVDSDTDGWVREIVMKPASTTLTFGWCLAVWTPAFSAFLHQFLRADGTQRNMSVLASTANDPGGDLAVGVVFQAALKAGLKIQSVEFPQDGYLDIGTPENLAKAVRREAIGGEATE; encoded by the coding sequence ATGAAGGATAACTCTCATCGAGCCTGGCCGGAAGTCGTCGGCCTCATTCCTGCTGCCGGCCGTGCGAAGCGCCTCCAGCCGTTCCCCTGTAGTAAGGAATTGTTTCCCGTAGGGTTCATGAACGATCCCAAGACCGGGATGCCGCGACCGAAAGTGGCCGCGCACTTTCTGCTGGAAAAATTTAAAGCCGCCGGTATTTCGAAGACGTTCATCGTCATCCGCGAGGGGAAATGGGATATTCCTAACTATTTTCAAGAGGGACAAGGCATAGGACTCTCGCTTGCGTACCTCGTTATTCCGGGGTCCGCCGGTCCCCCAGATACCCTCGATCGTGCATATCCATTCATCACTCAGAACCGGATCGCGTTCGGCTTTCCGGACATCCTCTTCGGTCCATCCGATGCCTATGGACGATTGATCGAACAACAGGAGAGAACCGAGGCAGACGTGGTGCTCGGTCTGCATCGCATTGAGGATACACGCATCTGGGACATGGTGGACAGCGACACGGACGGGTGGGTCCGTGAGATTGTGATGAAGCCAGCTTCGACCACACTGACCTTCGGTTGGTGTCTTGCCGTCTGGACACCGGCCTTCTCCGCGTTCTTGCATCAGTTCCTTCGTGCTGATGGGACACAACGGAATATGTCCGTCCTGGCAAGCACGGCGAACGATCCAGGAGGAGATTTAGCAGTGGGGGTCGTATTCCAGGCGGCGCTCAAAGCCGGTCTGAAGATTCAGTCGGTGGAGTTTCCACAGGATGGGTATCTCGATATCGGCACGCCTGAAAACCTCGCAAAAGCGGTACGACGAGAAGCTATTGGAGGAGAAGCTACTGAATGA
- a CDS encoding DMT family transporter, whose translation MPRLALLLTTVIWGATFPATKAALGQIPPLSFLLLRFFVGTLLVLLWLMVSQRRLHRDRDVLRASALTTGFLFLGYLLQTVGLQHTTASNSAFLTALYVIFVPLILLRIDRRVVMATVIAMIGLWLLIKPDAVMNVGDLMTVGCALAFAGHIICLERYTRRVDAPSLLVWQMIAMTLLFLPAPWWESAPASAFSPTAVLLIGLGVTGVLATLAFAVQMWAQQLVPAQQVALLFASEPAYAAWLSWYVLGETLDLQGWIGSALILLAVVIGAFGG comes from the coding sequence ATGCCGCGACTGGCACTCCTTCTCACAACCGTTATCTGGGGCGCGACCTTTCCTGCGACCAAGGCGGCGCTGGGACAAATTCCCCCACTGTCATTCTTACTGCTCCGGTTCTTCGTCGGTACGCTCCTCGTGCTGCTGTGGTTGATGGTCAGCCAGCGCCGACTGCATCGTGATCGTGATGTGTTGAGGGCAAGTGCGCTGACTACCGGGTTCCTATTTCTCGGATATCTTCTGCAAACCGTCGGGCTTCAGCATACGACCGCGTCAAATTCCGCCTTCCTGACGGCGCTGTACGTGATTTTTGTTCCATTGATTTTGTTGCGGATCGACCGGCGGGTGGTCATGGCGACGGTCATCGCAATGATCGGGCTCTGGCTGCTGATCAAGCCCGATGCCGTCATGAATGTGGGAGATCTGATGACCGTGGGCTGCGCCCTCGCCTTTGCGGGGCATATCATTTGCCTTGAACGATACACGAGACGAGTCGATGCACCCTCGTTACTGGTTTGGCAAATGATCGCGATGACCCTGTTGTTCCTTCCGGCGCCGTGGTGGGAGAGCGCTCCAGCCAGCGCGTTCTCACCTACGGCAGTCCTCTTGATCGGTCTCGGGGTCACTGGTGTGCTGGCGACGCTGGCGTTCGCCGTTCAGATGTGGGCCCAGCAACTCGTCCCTGCACAGCAGGTGGCCTTGCTGTTTGCATCAGAGCCTGCCTATGCGGCATGGTTATCGTGGTACGTTCTAGGAGAGACGTTGGATCTGCAGGGATGGATCGGGAGTGCCCTCATTTTATTGGCTGTGGTGATCGGTGCATTCGGCGGCTGA
- a CDS encoding acyl-CoA desaturase encodes MSDVQTIRPTKAQDFFYSVMRWFDSWAGLEHTKAEGPPRVDWVRSVPFIVLHLMCLGVIWVGWSWTAVAVTVAFYYIRMFAITGWYHRYFSHRTFKTTRTVQFLFALLGGTCTQRGPLWWAGHHRHHHIASDTPEDVHSPRQGGFWWSHMGWIMSQKFYAPRLKGITDFAKYPELRFLDRFDVLVPVLTGFGMFGLGKLLEATAPGLGTNGPQMLIWGYFISTVALFHGTCTINSLSHVYGSQRYETGDDSRNNFFLALITMGEGWHNNHHYYPASTRQGFYWWEVDMTYYCLKGLEWLGLIWDVRGVPDYVREGKTKQDSTRSVLKNKMEASAPAVEPSTPQPELELTAR; translated from the coding sequence ATGTCCGATGTGCAAACGATTCGACCGACCAAAGCCCAGGATTTTTTCTATTCCGTGATGCGCTGGTTTGATTCCTGGGCCGGCCTTGAGCACACCAAAGCAGAAGGCCCTCCCAGGGTAGACTGGGTCCGCAGTGTCCCCTTCATCGTGTTGCATCTGATGTGTTTGGGGGTCATTTGGGTTGGATGGAGTTGGACGGCCGTTGCCGTCACGGTTGCCTTCTATTACATCCGGATGTTTGCGATTACCGGGTGGTACCACCGCTACTTTTCGCATCGCACCTTTAAGACCACGCGTACCGTGCAATTCCTATTTGCGCTGTTAGGTGGCACCTGCACACAGCGCGGGCCCTTGTGGTGGGCTGGCCATCATCGCCATCATCACATCGCCTCCGACACACCGGAGGATGTGCACTCCCCGCGCCAAGGAGGGTTTTGGTGGTCCCATATGGGCTGGATCATGTCGCAGAAGTTTTATGCCCCGCGCCTCAAAGGCATTACCGACTTTGCAAAGTATCCCGAGCTGCGGTTTCTTGACCGATTTGACGTTCTAGTTCCAGTTCTCACTGGATTTGGAATGTTTGGACTCGGCAAGCTACTGGAAGCCACGGCACCGGGACTCGGCACCAACGGCCCCCAGATGTTGATCTGGGGCTATTTCATCTCAACCGTGGCCTTGTTTCATGGAACCTGCACGATCAACTCCTTGTCCCATGTCTACGGGTCACAACGGTATGAAACCGGCGACGACAGCCGAAACAATTTTTTCCTCGCCCTGATCACCATGGGTGAAGGCTGGCACAACAATCACCACTACTACCCCGCCTCGACCAGACAAGGCTTCTACTGGTGGGAGGTTGATATGACCTATTACTGCCTGAAGGGACTGGAGTGGCTTGGGCTGATCTGGGACGTTCGTGGTGTTCCTGATTATGTGCGAGAAGGAAAGACTAAACAGGATTCCACTCGCAGCGTACTCAAAAACAAGATGGAGGCGTCAGCGCCAGCTGTAGAACCGTCTACTCCGCAGCCGGAACTGGAGCTCACTGCCCGCTAA
- a CDS encoding ferrochelatase: MLATPRHTAVLLMAMGGPDCLENVEPFLRDVRGGRPTPPELVEEIRDRYRATGGKSPAVGITQEVAKKLEQQLNESGDGRYRVYVGLRHWHPFIKDTYTELLTTSPDQIIGVCMAPQQSSLSTGAYRKKVEDARAMLEDQTPVTYVGSWNRHPGLVAAIVQNIRHALEKFPAEVRATVPVLFTAHSLPERIVAMKDPYPDEVQGTVEAVTRSLEHQPTYFAYQSQGRSSEPWLGPTVEGLLDTIRQAGHRSVLVAPIGFICDHVETLFDIDIELKQLAVSKGLHLERIAMLNDSPALIETLHNVLAAHELSCSIQS; the protein is encoded by the coding sequence ATGCTAGCGACACCGCGCCATACCGCAGTTCTGCTCATGGCCATGGGTGGGCCCGATTGTCTGGAGAACGTCGAGCCATTTTTGCGTGATGTTCGCGGGGGCCGACCGACACCACCGGAGCTGGTGGAGGAGATTCGTGACCGATATCGAGCCACCGGAGGAAAATCACCGGCTGTCGGGATTACGCAAGAGGTTGCCAAAAAGCTGGAGCAACAGCTGAATGAATCTGGCGACGGCCGATACCGAGTCTACGTCGGGTTGCGGCATTGGCATCCCTTCATCAAGGACACCTATACTGAGTTGCTGACAACATCGCCGGACCAGATCATCGGGGTCTGTATGGCTCCGCAGCAGTCCTCACTGAGCACCGGAGCCTACCGGAAAAAAGTTGAAGACGCTCGTGCGATGCTGGAGGACCAGACACCTGTGACCTATGTCGGGAGTTGGAATCGTCATCCAGGTTTGGTCGCGGCGATCGTTCAGAATATTCGGCACGCGCTCGAAAAGTTTCCGGCCGAGGTACGGGCAACGGTGCCGGTGTTGTTTACCGCCCATAGTTTGCCGGAACGAATCGTCGCCATGAAGGATCCGTATCCGGACGAGGTGCAGGGGACTGTTGAAGCCGTCACACGAAGCTTGGAACACCAACCGACGTACTTTGCGTATCAAAGCCAGGGGCGATCGAGTGAGCCGTGGCTTGGACCGACGGTCGAAGGCCTGTTGGATACCATCCGGCAGGCGGGACATCGGTCTGTCCTAGTGGCCCCCATTGGGTTCATCTGCGACCATGTCGAAACGCTTTTCGATATCGACATTGAATTAAAACAATTGGCAGTGAGTAAAGGCCTGCATCTTGAGCGCATCGCGATGTTGAACGACTCACCCGCCCTCATCGAGACGTTGCACAACGTCTTAGCCGCACACGAATTATCCTGCTCTATTCAGTCGTGA
- a CDS encoding cytochrome-b5 reductase yields the protein MLSPIVRVKTKTPTPYNLIHIETDTHDTKTFRFELSADTTLDMLPGDFLYIHATLNGKQVKRAYTPSSLPGITGFFDLTVKRYDTGVVSKYLHDQHIGDTVLMSGPNTGGHWVDGMARRVGFVAGGTGITPMISIIRWILHQKLDVELFLIFANKTESDIIFRQEWEHDVRQFPNFHCHHVLEQPPPGWSGSTGRMTSGMLQQHLPAPSPDTCIFLCGPPPMVDSLEITLKELGYPEQAIILP from the coding sequence ATGCTGTCTCCCATTGTCCGCGTCAAAACCAAAACGCCGACTCCATACAACCTGATCCATATCGAGACCGACACCCACGACACAAAGACTTTTCGGTTCGAACTGTCTGCCGATACCACACTGGATATGCTGCCAGGCGACTTTCTCTACATCCATGCGACATTGAACGGCAAACAGGTCAAGCGAGCGTACACACCCTCTTCACTCCCTGGTATCACGGGTTTCTTCGATCTCACGGTGAAACGGTATGACACCGGCGTTGTGTCGAAGTACCTGCACGATCAACACATCGGAGATACAGTGCTCATGAGTGGGCCAAACACAGGCGGGCATTGGGTCGATGGCATGGCAAGGCGTGTGGGATTCGTGGCCGGGGGAACCGGCATCACCCCAATGATCTCCATTATTCGGTGGATTCTGCACCAGAAGCTCGACGTAGAGCTCTTCTTGATCTTTGCGAATAAGACCGAGTCAGACATTATTTTCAGACAAGAATGGGAACACGACGTTCGACAGTTTCCGAACTTTCACTGTCACCATGTCCTGGAACAGCCCCCTCCCGGATGGTCGGGCAGCACAGGCCGCATGACATCGGGTATGTTACAACAACACCTTCCTGCGCCATCCCCTGACACCTGTATTTTTCTCTGCGGTCCTCCGCCGATGGTTGATTCCCTCGAAATCACGCTCAAAGAACTCGGCTATCCGGAACAGGCCATTATTCTCCCGTGA
- the mazG gene encoding nucleoside triphosphate pyrophosphohydrolase yields the protein MSHQFTKVVELMAALRAENGCPWDRKQTHESLKPYLLEEAYEVFETIDQRDLPKLKEELGDVLLQVVFHSQIAAETEAFTVEEVLETLADKLIRRHPHVFGSSGQDTPVTSSEQVVAQWEDIKRAERAVAGGARSALDGVPKTLPALLRAYQTQARAARVGFDWPHNAGGLKQIFGKIAEEVDELKDALAQAGIDPALNQPDGLADIEAELGDILFSLVNLARFVKVNPEEALRRATNRFTDRFHLVEAQATEQSRTLMDMTLAEMDSFWEEAKRRLEPPTPNTPPPMDNRTI from the coding sequence ATGTCGCATCAATTCACAAAGGTCGTCGAGTTAATGGCTGCCCTACGTGCGGAAAATGGATGTCCGTGGGATCGGAAACAGACCCATGAGTCCCTCAAACCCTACCTTCTAGAGGAGGCGTACGAGGTCTTCGAAACAATCGATCAACGTGACCTGCCGAAGCTTAAGGAGGAATTAGGGGATGTGCTGTTACAAGTTGTGTTCCACAGCCAAATCGCGGCGGAGACCGAGGCGTTTACCGTCGAGGAGGTGCTCGAGACCCTCGCCGACAAACTGATCCGGAGACATCCCCATGTCTTCGGATCCAGCGGACAAGACACGCCGGTCACAAGCAGCGAGCAGGTCGTGGCCCAGTGGGAAGACATCAAACGCGCGGAACGAGCGGTTGCCGGTGGTGCACGCTCTGCGCTGGACGGCGTACCGAAAACCTTGCCGGCGTTACTCCGAGCCTATCAAACACAAGCCCGGGCCGCACGGGTCGGATTCGATTGGCCACACAACGCCGGGGGTCTCAAGCAGATCTTTGGCAAGATCGCGGAGGAAGTGGACGAGTTGAAGGACGCGCTGGCTCAGGCGGGCATCGACCCGGCCCTCAATCAGCCTGACGGACTGGCGGACATCGAGGCAGAGTTGGGAGATATCTTATTTTCCCTCGTCAATCTCGCCCGTTTCGTCAAGGTCAACCCGGAAGAAGCGCTACGCCGTGCGACCAATCGTTTCACCGATCGGTTTCACCTGGTAGAAGCGCAGGCTACAGAACAGAGTCGGACGTTGATGGATATGACACTGGCTGAAATGGATTCGTTCTGGGAGGAAGCCAAGCGGCGGTTGGAGCCTCCCACTCCCAACACACCTCCACCCATGGACAATCGAACGATATGA
- the hemE gene encoding uroporphyrinogen decarboxylase, producing the protein MNDRFLKACRLEPVDCTPVWFMRQAGRYMAEYRTLRAKHSILEMCKTPELAAQVTLQPIDRFPLDAAIIFADILLPLEPMGLNLEFAAGEGPVIHNPVRDRAAVEQLKVIDGNELDYVAEAIRQTRGALDGRVPLIGFAGAPFTLASYAIEGGGSRNYLHTKQMMYGDPTAWHKLMDKFARVITGYLRRQIKAGAQAIQLFDSWVGCLSAGDYAEYVMPHVQLIFEGLKREGVPMIHFGTGTTAILRQMREAGGDVIGIDWRVHLDEAWTTVGHDRAVQGNLDPLVLFAPLHEIERRVEDILRRVGGRPGHIFNLGHGILPTTPVDHVAATIDMVHKLSQR; encoded by the coding sequence ATGAATGACCGATTTCTCAAAGCCTGCCGTCTCGAACCAGTCGACTGTACCCCCGTGTGGTTTATGCGCCAAGCCGGGCGCTATATGGCTGAGTATCGGACGTTACGCGCGAAACATTCCATCCTCGAGATGTGCAAGACACCTGAGCTGGCGGCTCAGGTCACCCTTCAGCCCATCGATCGATTCCCGTTGGATGCTGCCATTATCTTTGCGGACATCCTGCTTCCGTTGGAACCGATGGGGCTCAATCTCGAGTTTGCGGCAGGGGAAGGGCCGGTGATCCACAATCCGGTGCGTGACCGGGCGGCGGTGGAACAACTGAAAGTCATCGACGGCAATGAGCTGGATTATGTGGCAGAGGCCATCAGGCAGACGCGGGGTGCGCTTGACGGGCGAGTGCCGTTGATCGGCTTTGCCGGTGCACCGTTCACGCTTGCGAGTTATGCCATTGAGGGCGGCGGGTCCCGCAACTATTTACACACGAAGCAGATGATGTATGGAGATCCCACCGCGTGGCACAAGCTGATGGATAAGTTTGCGCGTGTGATCACCGGATATCTCCGTCGACAAATAAAGGCCGGAGCCCAAGCGATTCAATTATTTGATAGTTGGGTCGGCTGCCTGTCTGCCGGTGACTATGCCGAATATGTGATGCCCCACGTGCAGCTGATTTTTGAGGGGCTCAAGCGGGAAGGGGTACCGATGATTCACTTCGGGACCGGCACGACAGCCATTCTTCGGCAGATGCGCGAGGCAGGTGGTGATGTGATCGGGATCGATTGGCGGGTTCACTTGGACGAGGCCTGGACGACGGTCGGACATGATCGTGCTGTGCAAGGGAATCTGGATCCGCTAGTCTTGTTCGCACCGCTCCACGAAATCGAGCGTCGTGTCGAAGATATCCTGCGTCGAGTCGGGGGTCGCCCCGGCCACATCTTTAATCTCGGTCACGGCATACTCCCCACGACCCCGGTCGATCATGTAGCCGCGACGATCGATATGGTACATAAACTCAGCCAACGGTAG
- a CDS encoding SEL1-like repeat protein: protein MAQKDYPGLVIVPPSDRTILRRRLLRWSLFLIPTLWIAWTVIGSPPASQDDSACQDATSQDTPGSPTEECGQSHPEAATIESREEDFRPPPVSQPEHLAESQQLIPSPPPENHLPSPEPTTHEDQPPKPSVTAPHPADGTEPGSNNEKTPARAPAKKSPSNPNPDAQLAEHGDAFAQYRLGKYYAKEKGPHAPESISWYKKASTGLRRLAEAGNGQAMYVLGVMYAYGRGVTRNTEEAHHWLSQAVRHNVTAARPVLAGLEAKRTGDHKAKERGPTPTSPR, encoded by the coding sequence ATGGCCCAAAAGGACTACCCCGGACTCGTCATCGTCCCGCCCAGCGATCGGACCATCTTGCGACGTCGACTACTCCGATGGAGTTTGTTCCTCATCCCAACCCTCTGGATCGCCTGGACGGTCATAGGATCGCCCCCCGCCTCACAGGATGATTCAGCCTGCCAAGACGCAACCAGCCAGGATACCCCGGGAAGTCCAACCGAGGAATGTGGCCAATCCCACCCAGAGGCCGCCACGATCGAGAGTCGCGAGGAAGATTTCCGTCCGCCCCCTGTATCCCAGCCTGAACATCTGGCCGAATCCCAGCAATTAATACCCTCCCCTCCTCCTGAAAACCATCTCCCTTCACCCGAGCCCACGACTCATGAGGACCAGCCGCCAAAACCATCTGTGACAGCACCTCATCCTGCGGATGGTACAGAACCGGGTTCGAACAATGAGAAGACGCCTGCGCGTGCACCTGCGAAAAAGTCACCGTCGAATCCGAATCCAGACGCTCAATTGGCGGAGCACGGTGATGCGTTCGCACAGTATCGGCTTGGTAAATACTATGCAAAAGAAAAGGGACCACACGCGCCGGAATCTATCAGTTGGTACAAGAAAGCCTCGACCGGATTGCGTCGCTTAGCAGAAGCTGGGAACGGACAAGCGATGTACGTTCTCGGCGTCATGTACGCCTATGGTCGAGGCGTGACACGGAATACGGAAGAAGCGCACCACTGGCTCTCCCAAGCCGTTCGCCATAATGTGACCGCTGCTCGGCCGGTTCTGGCCGGTTTAGAAGCAAAACGGACGGGTGATCATAAAGCTAAAGAGAGAGGGCCAACCCCTACCTCTCCACGATAA